A region of uncultured Anaeromusa sp. DNA encodes the following proteins:
- a CDS encoding HD domain-containing phosphohydrolase: MGFRFLQRQHAFDLPILMGVLQHHERLDGSGYPLHTHSEKTHVFARIIAIADVYDAMTSQKNYGVQYNPFAALTEIRSDMAAGWLDADYGQAFLAVMRANLLGEWLELSDGGFCRLVAWGQDAKRLLYLQSLDNERVVLAASSPLKPVQIVPPQFNSLSPL; this comes from the coding sequence TTGGGTTTTCGTTTTTTACAACGGCAGCATGCGTTTGATCTGCCTATATTGATGGGCGTTCTTCAGCACCATGAACGTCTGGATGGAAGCGGCTATCCGCTGCATACGCATAGCGAAAAGACACATGTCTTTGCACGGATCATTGCAATCGCAGATGTATATGACGCCATGACCTCGCAAAAAAATTATGGAGTTCAATATAATCCGTTTGCAGCTTTAACAGAAATTAGGAGTGATATGGCGGCTGGGTGGTTAGATGCCGACTACGGTCAAGCATTTTTGGCGGTAATGCGGGCTAACTTACTTGGCGAGTGGCTTGAATTAAGCGATGGTGGCTTTTGCCGGCTTGTTGCCTGGGGGCAAGATGCAAAACGCTTGCTATATCTTCAGTCGTTGGATAATGAACGCGTCGTTTTGGCGGCGAGTTCCCCACTTAAGCCGGTGCAAATTGTTCCGCCGCAGTTCAACAGTCTTTCACCGCTATAA
- a CDS encoding HDOD domain-containing protein, whose protein sequence is MEVFVARQPIFDSKIEVVAYELLYRNGMLNRAEPIDDNQATTDVLTNVFLQMGIDTIAEGKRAFVNFNEALLLQEVPQLLPSHILAVEILETVTPNETVLQACLKLKQEGYWVVLDDFLPSPAWLPLARIADIIKIDFKNPESHDARNYLLRQGVYQPEYLAEKIETKEEFMQARKQGYAYFQGYFFQKPIILSQKEMPLASIQHLRLLKELYAENVDLKRFEEIVKRDMSLTFLLLKYVNSAFFSFRSPIQSIRHAAVLLGQRELAKWLALVTLRNLGQDQPSEVLHVSVLRGRHCELIAACLPQCRMAVEQFFFVGLFSLLDVFIGKSLADILEYLPVAEEVKQALLGGKNTLNTVLNVVIAYERGQWWEVQQYSDELKLPYDQLAPTYISAICWEQELFRNKS, encoded by the coding sequence ATGGAGGTTTTTGTTGCCAGACAACCTATTTTCGACAGTAAAATTGAGGTAGTGGCGTATGAACTGCTTTATCGCAATGGCATGCTCAATCGTGCCGAACCGATTGATGATAACCAAGCCACTACCGACGTACTCACCAATGTTTTTTTGCAAATGGGCATTGATACCATTGCCGAAGGGAAACGGGCTTTTGTGAATTTTAATGAAGCCTTATTGCTGCAAGAAGTTCCGCAATTATTGCCTTCCCATATCCTGGCAGTAGAAATTTTAGAGACGGTTACACCCAACGAGACAGTGCTGCAGGCTTGTTTAAAGCTTAAACAAGAAGGATACTGGGTTGTTTTAGATGATTTTTTACCCTCTCCGGCATGGCTGCCTCTGGCTAGAATCGCCGATATTATAAAAATTGACTTTAAAAACCCTGAAAGTCATGATGCTAGAAATTATTTGCTGCGCCAGGGTGTTTACCAGCCGGAATATTTGGCGGAAAAGATAGAGACTAAAGAAGAATTTATGCAGGCGCGCAAACAAGGATATGCTTATTTTCAAGGTTATTTTTTTCAAAAACCAATTATTTTATCGCAAAAAGAAATGCCGTTGGCGAGCATTCAGCATTTGCGGCTGTTGAAAGAACTTTATGCCGAGAATGTTGATTTGAAAAGGTTTGAAGAAATTGTTAAACGTGATATGTCATTAACGTTTTTGCTTTTAAAGTATGTTAATTCGGCATTTTTTAGCTTTCGCTCGCCGATTCAATCGATTCGTCATGCCGCAGTTCTGCTTGGACAGCGTGAATTGGCAAAATGGCTGGCCTTGGTGACCTTGCGTAATTTGGGACAGGATCAACCTTCTGAAGTGTTGCATGTGTCCGTGTTAAGAGGAAGGCATTGTGAATTGATTGCGGCTTGCTTGCCCCAATGCAGGATGGCAGTGGAGCAATTCTTTTTTGTAGGCTTGTTTTCGTTGCTGGATGTATTTATAGGCAAGTCGCTGGCGGATATTTTAGAATACTTGCCCGTTGCCGAAGAAGTGAAACAGGCGCTGTTGGGAGGAAAAAATACCTTAAATACGGTGTTGAATGTAGTTATTGCTTATGAACGAGGTCAATGGTGGGAAGTACAGCAATATAGTGATGAATTGAAACTTCCGTATG